One stretch of Mangifera indica cultivar Alphonso chromosome 9, CATAS_Mindica_2.1, whole genome shotgun sequence DNA includes these proteins:
- the LOC123226137 gene encoding triosephosphate isomerase, cytosolic-like has translation MKLKFLQRMLLFVGDKVAYALSQGLKVIACIGETLEQRESGSTMAVVAAQTKAISDKVSNWDNVVLAYEPVWAIGTGKVATPAQAQEVHFELRKWLKDNVGAEVAASTRIIYGGSVNGANCKELAAQPDVDGFIVGGVSLKPEFTVIIKSATVKKN, from the exons ATGAAGCTGAAGTTCCTTCAGAGGATGTTGTTG TTTGTTGGCGATAAGGTTGCTTATGCACTTTCTCAAGGCTTGAAAGTGATTGCTTGTATTGGAGAGACTCTTGAGCAGCGAGAATCAGGATCTACAATGGCTGTTGTGGCTGCACAAACAAAAGCTATTTCAG ACAAAGTATCAAATTGGGACAATGTGGTGTTAGCTTATGAGCCAGTTTGGGCCATTGGCACAGGGAAGGTTGCAACCCCTGCTCAGGCTCAGGAA GTCCATTTTGAGTTGAGGAAATGGCTTAAAGACAATGTTGGTGCTGAAGTTGCTGCATCAACTAGAATTATCTATGGAG GTTCGGTTAATGGAGCAAATTGCAAAGAGTTGGCAGCACAACCAGATGTTGATGGATTTATAGTTGGTGGAGTTTCACTAAAG CCCGAGTTCACTGTCATCATCAAGTCTGCCACAGTGAagaagaattaa
- the LOC123226282 gene encoding methyl-CpG-binding domain-containing protein 5-like yields the protein MGEASKNLVDDTNVFADCMSLFDDIEWKSQMVALREANGHQCPPLENNNNPQQQLPLPPLLMAPQPLIEPPTKSQPHSPTQIIKTINISSSNAPQPQQPHPKRRSDRPKSNTNEHPSWLPSDWIIHRQIRQRGASIGHIDKYYFDPASGRQFRSRKEVLYFLETGTPRRKKKGAESSNATDVDVSTNEDFFLLVEVVQDQCCSFFLTHTSSLQSMGSHGSNNQKSGTKGKTAPVPTPTPTPTPTNFDFFNAPEKIEWVLTNSSEDSWTPFIGEEMVPESTKREWDVAFTFLTTSSSSEKMP from the exons atggGAGAGGCTAGCAAGAATCTTGTTGATGACACAAATGTATTTGCGGATTGTATGTCACTGTTTGATGATATTGAATGGAAATCACAAATGGTGGCCTTAAGAGAGGCCAACGGGCATCAGTGTCCACCCCTTGAGAACAACAATAACCCACAACAACAGCTTCCCCTCCCTCCATTGTTGATGGCTCCTCAACCATTAATCGAGCCACCAACTAAGTCTCAGCCTCATTCACCTACTCAAATCATTAAAACAATTAACATTTCATCCTCTAATGCACCACAACCTCAACAACCACACCCTAAAAGAAGGTCTGACAGGCCAAAGAGTAACACTAATGAACACCCCTCATGGTTGCCATCAGACTGGATTATCCATAGACAGATTCGCCAACGAGGTGCAAGTATTGGGCACATAGATAAG TATTATTTTGATCCAGCCTCAGGCCGTCAATTCAGATCAAGGAAGGAGGTGCTTTACTTTTTGGAAACTGGAACACCACGTAGAAAGAAGAAAGGAGCAGAGAGCTCCAATGCTACTGATGTGGATGTGAGTACAAATGAGGACTTTTTTCTTCTCGTTGAAGTCGTCCAAGATCAATGTTGTTCCTTCTTTCTTACACACACTTCTTCTTTGCAGTCTATGGGGAGCCATGGGAGCAATAACCAGAAGTCTGGCACAAAAGGCAAGACCGCGCCTGTGCCCACACCCACACCCACTCCCACTCCAACGaactttgattttttcaatGCACCTGAAAAGATAGAATGGGTGCTGACAAATTCTTCTGAAGATAGCTGGACTCCTTTCATAGGTGAAGAAATGGTGCCTGAAAGTACTAAACGAGAATGGGATGTTGCATTCACATTCCTAACAACCAGCAGCAGTAGTGAGAAAATGCCTTGA
- the LOC123224698 gene encoding methyl-CpG-binding domain-containing protein 5-like has protein sequence MSTSTPPPPPPTTQDPNLISQRPNPPVPLSSNADLPPDPLLKSGFFISDDSPTPTPTPTSTPTPTTTTTTTPTATATDAGSTTSAHTPNNKSPKQATSNGSESQSTQPKRRPATEAGPETLEWLPASWFIEDRVRTSGATAGVIDRYYFDPASGRQFRSKKEVLYFLETGTPRKKKKGSESSNADVDSMGSHGSNKQKSGTKGKSAPVPTPAPAPTNFDYSNAPEKIQWVLTKSSEDTWTPFIGKDKVPESTKREWAVAFKFLTTSSGGNKMS, from the exons ATGTCAACCTCCactcctccaccaccaccaccaacaacCCAGGACCCAAACCTAATTTCTCAACGGCCCAACCCACCTGTTCCCCTATCCTCCAACGCCGATTTGCCACCCGACCCGCTACTAAAGTCCGGATTCTTCATCAGTGACGATTCCCCAACCCCCACCCCTACCCCTACTTCTACTCCAacccccaccaccaccaccaccactaccCCCACTGCCACCGCCACCGATGCCGGCTCCACAACCAGTGCTCATACTCCAAATAACAAATCACCTAAGCAAGCTACGTCGAATGGATCAGAGTCCCAGAGTACGCAGCCAAAGCGCCGGCCAGCTACAGAGGCGGGGCCGGAGACGTTGGAATGGTTGCCGGCCAGTTGGTTTATTGAAGATAGGGTTAGGACTTCCGGAGCCACAGCTGGAGTCATTGATAGG TATTATTTTGACCCAGCCTCAGGCCGTCAATTCAGATCAAAAAAGGAGGTGCTTTACTTTTTGGAAACTGGAACACCacgtaaaaagaagaaaggatcAGAGAGTTCCAATGCTGATGTGGAT TCTATGGGAAGCCATGGGAGCAATAAGCAGAAGTCTGGCACAAAAGGCAAGAGCGCACCTGTGCCCACACCTGCACCCGCACCCACAAACTTTGATTATTCCAATGCACCTGAAAAGATACAATGGGTGCTGACAAAGTCTTCTGAAGATACCTGGACTCCTTTCATCGGTAAAGACAAGGTGCCTGAAAGTACTAAACGAGAATGGGCTGTTGCATTCAAGTTCCTAACAACCAGCAGTGGTGGTAACAAAATGTCTTGA
- the LOC123226283 gene encoding glucan endo-1,3-beta-glucosidase-like: protein MTTLTKLSQFLFLLISSYLTFHCGTAFSSCSIGVNYGAIANNLPPPRQVANFLKTHTTINRVKLFDANPDFLGAFGNTNISVTVTIGNGDIPALAKLPAAQSWIARNILPHRPQTIIRYISAGNEVLATSDKNLIAHLLPCMRALKSALNLAKLSSIKVTTPHSLVILSASEPPSVGRFRRGYDEAVIAKILKFHNRTKSPFMVNPYPYFGFRPQTLNYALFKPNAGVFDPATGKYYTNMFDAQLDAVYSAMKKVGYGNVDIVVGETGWPSAGDPNQPDSNLQNALLYNGNLVKHVNSGKGTPLMPNRIFEVYIFALFNENLKPSISEQKFGLFRPDFSPVYDVGILRGKHKQMTSIMLYGLLTQPVLYMEAMGTSVRTQSGQNTIALNSNQAWLFGGDGDGNEGERWIVAKTDPGSLRTILSPQLIFLLQSTATKWCIPKADATAAQLQGYRIGLQAYTGRSPASYATNAYYEANGQDDYNCDFGHTRVLTSRNQSTS from the exons ATGACTACTCTAACTAAGCTctctcaatttcttttcttacttATTTCTAGCTACCTCACCTTCCACTGCGGCACCGCCTTTTCCAGTTGCTCCATCGGCGTCAACTACGGAGCCATTGCCAATAACCTCCCACCGCCTCGTCAAGTCGCCAACTTCCTTAAAACTCATACCACCATTAACCGTGTCAAACTCTTCGATGCAAATCCCGATTTCCTAGGCGCCTTCGGCAACACTAACATTTCCGTCACTGTTACCATCGGTAACGGCGACATCCCTGCTCTCGCCAAACTGCCGGCCGCGCAGTCCTGGATCGCAAGAAACATTCTGCCACATCGCCCTCAAACAATCATCAGATACATAAGCGCCGGTAACGAAGTCTTGGCCACTTCAGATAAAAACCTAATCGCTCATCTTTTGCCTTGCATGAGAGCTCTAAAATCAGCTCTTAATCTGGCGAAGCTGAGTAGTATCAAAGTGACTACACCTCATTCGTTGGTTATTCTATCGGCTTCTGAGCCGCCAAGTGTGGGAAGATTTCGAAGGGGTTACGATGAAGCTGTAATCGCTAAGATACTCAAGTTTCATAATCGAACTAAATCGCCGTTTATGGTTAACCCTTACCCGTATTTTGGTTTTAGGCCACAGACGCTAAACTACGCGTTGTTTAAGCCAAACGCCGGCGTTTTTGACCCGGCGACGGGGAAATATTACACAAACATGTTTGATGCGCAGCTTGACGCTGTTTACTCGGCAATGAAGAAAGTCGGTTATGGTAATGTAGATATTGTTGTGGGGGAGACTGGTTGGCCGTCGGCAGGTGACCCGAACCAACCGGATTCGAATTTACAGAACGCGCTGTTGTATAATGGGAATCTTGTGAAGCACGTGAACTCCGGAAAAGGGACGCCTCTGATGCCTAATCGGATTTTTGAGGTTTACATTTTCGCTTTGTTCAATGAGAATCTGAAACCGTCTATCTCGGAGCAGAAATTCGGGTTGTTCAGGCCCGATTTTAGTCCTGTTTACGATGTGGGCATTTTACGCGGTAAACACAAACAG ATGACCTCAATAATGTTGTATGGGTTGCTCACTCAACCAGTCCTCTATATGGAAGCAATGGGAACCTCAGTACGGACTCAGAGTGGACAGAACACAATTGCTTTGAATTCCAATCAAGCG TGGTTATTCGGTGGTGACGGTGATGGCAATGAGGGAGAACGTTGGATAGTCGCTAAAACTGATCCTGGCTCGCTTCGAACAATTCTGAGCCCAC AACTAATTTTCCTCCTCCAATCAACGGCCACGAAATGGTGCATACCGAAAGCAGACGCCACTGCTGCGCAGCTGCAGGGCTACCGAATTGGACTGCAGGCCTATACAGGCAGGTCACCTGCATCATATGCCACGAATGCATACTATGAGGCCAATGGACAAGATGATTACAACTGTGATTTCGGCCACACCAGAGTCCTCACTTCCAGGAATCAAAGTACATCATAA
- the LOC123225692 gene encoding CAX-interacting protein 4-like, translating to MPATAGRVRMPANNRVHSSAALQTHGIWQSAIGYDPYAPNKDDSKNSQPESSNNEPDAENPYNSYQGLLALARITNANADEARGACKKCGRVGHLTFQCRNFLSVKDENKEKNPEVQAAVLSELDKLKGKVGKLNGKGKVENEVESEEEEEEESDSSDSDADSEIERIIAERNGKKVSNRGRSSRKKKTDVSDEDGTDSGSDSGKRKRGRSKKRRSGKRENSDSEEEDNGRRKRRREKRKKRVWSLDEEDKHRYRRRKSRKEKRRSHIHSDDSISDVSEDSSGRYERKGRKSRLPSDSDESVSDYSRGKRTKRSKKKSRKHHREKDE from the coding sequence ATGCCGGCCACTGCTGGACGAGTTCGCATGCCAGCTAATAATAGGGTCCATAGCAGTGCAGCCCTGCAAACTCATGGTATATGGCAGAGTGCAATTGGGTATGATCCATATGCACCCAACAAAGATGACTCTAAGAACTCACAGCCTGAATCATCAAATAACGAACCTGATGCTGAGAATCCATACAATAGCTACCAAGGCCTTTTAGCTCTTGCCCGCATAACTAATGCCAATGCTGATGAGGCCCGTGGTGCTTGCAAGAAGTGTGGTCGTGTTGGGCACTTAACTTTTCAGTGTAGAAATTTCTTGAGTGTTAAGGATgagaataaggaaaaaaatcCGGAAGTTCAGGCTGCAGTTTTGTCTGAGTTGGATAAACTGAAGGGGAAAGTGGGGAAGTTGAATGGGAAGGGAAAGGTTGAAAATGAGGTGGAAAgtgaggaagaagaggaagaggaaagCGACAGCTCAGATTCAGATGCAGATTCTGAGATTGAGAGGATTATTGCAGAGAGAAATGGGAAGAAAGTTAGTAACAGAGGCAGATCATCCAGGAAGAAAAAAACCGATGTTTCAGATGAAGATGGAACTGACTCCGGTTCTGATTCAGGAAAGAGGAAGAGAGGGAGGTCCAAGAAGAGGAGGAGTGGGAAGAGGGAAAATAGTGACTCAGAGGAGGAGGACAATGGTAGAAGGAAAAGGAGGAgggaaaagaggaagaagagagttTGGTCATTGGACGAAGAGGACAAGCATCGATACCGTAGGAGGAAAAGTAGGAAGGAAAAGAGGAGAAGTCATATACATTCAGATGATTCTATTTCAGATGTGTCAGAAGATTCTAGTGGACGATATGAAAGGAAGGGCAGAAAGTCCAGATTGCCATCTGATTCTGATGAAAGTGTTTCAGATTATTCCCGTGGAAAGCGCACAAAGAGGTCTAAGAAGAAGAGCAGGAAACACCATCGTGAAAAGGATGAATAG